In a genomic window of Epinephelus lanceolatus isolate andai-2023 chromosome 3, ASM4190304v1, whole genome shotgun sequence:
- the pus10 gene encoding tRNA pseudouridine synthase Pus10: MLPLKEKDKPIIQKLLSAGCCARCVLRFCCVSVQAAYRKPHQDTLKELKAFINNTENSKSQESAEENSKSHDAAVPDPTEDPPSKRAKLEPSETGCLPEDDAAAVVRLKDEESSVCVVCLGILQELCGPTQAVKIAEKVKAEKYEFDTLVLSVSLPAQLCVREHSCWLHVKKELREKSMAVDKDDVIQVKEAFKWIMQGQVAKELGGIVVVTRSFFEVGVEFTHPETDADCHFLETTCADCFKPTKNKQSVFTRMAVVKALEKIDDAKFLKHYPCPPAQPSSSCISQDVQCLHVSVFVAGRYNKFCRSLPQTPWVIDGERRMESSVEELIAAPILSAFRADGFNFSSSGREDVDVRTLGNGRPFAMELLNPHRSRFSKVEMKQLQETINKSSDKIRVRDLQIVTREAMSRMKEGEEEKTKSYTALVWTQKPIQSEDIAFIDDIKDLTLDQKTPLRVLHRRALAVRQRVVHSMTTRFLDSHHFYLGLKTQAGTYIKEFVHGDFGRTKPNLCQLLKTDTDILELDVESVDVDWPPPIPE, encoded by the exons ATGCTGCCGCTGAAGGAGAAGGATAAACCCATCATCCAGAAGCTGCTGTCAGCTGGCTGCTGTGCCCGCTGTGTCCTCAGGTTCTGCTGTGTGAGCGTCCAGGCTGCCTACAGAAAACCCCACCAG GATACACTTAAAGAACTCAAAGCCTTCAtcaacaacacagagaacagCAAATCACAAGAATCAGCAGAAGAAAACAGCAAATCCCATGATGCAGCAGTACCAGATCCAACTGAAGACCCCCCAAGTAAAAGAGCGAAACTGGAGCCCAGTGAGACTGGGTGTCTGCCAGAGGACGAcgctgctgctgttgtcagactgaaggatgaagagtcgagtgtgtgtgtggtgtgtttggGGATCCTGCAGGAACTCTGTGGCCCGACTCAGGCTGTAAAG ATAGCAGAGAAGGTGAAGGCAGAAAAGTACGAGTTCGACACTCTggtgctgtctgtctctctgcctgctCAGCTGTGTGTCCGAGAG cactcctgTTGGCTTCATGTGAAGAAGGAATTAAG AGAGAAGAGTATGGCAGTCGACAAGGACGACGTCATCCAGGTGAAGGAGGCCTTTAAGTGGATCATGCAGGGTCAGGTCGCCAAGGAGCTGGGGGGCATTGTAGTAGTTACCAGG AGTTTCTTCGAGGTCGGTGTGGAGTTCACTCACCCAGAGACGGACGCTGACTGCCACTTCCT AGAAACAACGTGTGCTGACTGCTTCAAACCCACCAAGAACAAACAG TCGGTGTTCACCCGGATGGCCGTGGTCAAAGCTCTGGAAAAGATAGATGATGCAAAATTCCTAAA ACATTACCCTTGTCCACCAGCTCAGCCGAGCAGCAGCTGCATCTCTCAGGACGTCCAGTGTCTCcatgtgtctgtctttgtggcag GGAGGTACAACAAGTTCTGTCGCAGTCTACCTCAGACTCCCTGGGTCATCGACGGAGAGAGGAGGATGGAGTCGTCGGTGGAGGAGCTGATCGCAGCGCCCATCCTGTCTGCCTTTAGAGCCGACG GATTCAATTTCTCCTCGTCTGGCAGGGAAGATGTGGATGTCCGGACTCTTGGAAATG GTCGTCCGTTTGCGATGGAGCTGCTGAATCCTCACAGATCCAGATTCAGCAAAGTGGAGatgaagcagctgcaggag accATCAACAAGTCTTCAGACAAAATCAGGGTGAGAGACCTGCAGATTGTTACCAG GGAGGCCATGAGTCGgatgaaggagggagaggaggagaaaaccAAGTCATACACGGCGCTCGTCTGGACTCAGAAACCCATTCAGAGTGAAGACATCGCCTTCATCGATGACATCAAG GATCTGACTCTGGACCAGAAGACTCCTCTGAGGGTGTTGCACCGACGGGCACTGGCCGTCCGTCAGCGAGTCGTCCACAGTATGACCACCCGCTTCCTGGACTCTCATCACTTCTACCTGGGGCTGAAGACACAGGCCGGGAC TTACATCAAAGAGTTCGTCCACGGAGACTTCGGTCGCACCAAACCCAACCTGTGTCAGCTGCTGAAGACCGATACCGACATCCTGGAGCTCGACGTGGAG TCTGTGGATGTGGACTGGCCTCCGCCCATACCAGAGTGA
- the cct4 gene encoding T-complex protein 1 subunit delta — MPEAAAAPRVSNMSKNKGGAYVDRDKPAQIRFSNISAAKAVADAIRTSLGPKGMDKMIQDEKGDVTITNDGATILKQMQVLHPAAKMLVELSKAQDIEAGDGTTSVVVIAGALLDACSKLLQKGIHPTIISESFQKAVEKGVEVLTGMSRPVQLSDRETLLNSATTSLCSKVVSQYSSLLAPMSVDAVMRVIDPATATGVDLQDIKIIKKLGGTIDDCELVDGLVLTQRVANTGVSRVEKAKIGLIQFCLSPPKTDMDNQIVVSDYAQMDRVLREERAYILNMVKQIKKAGCNVLLIQKSILRDALSDLALHFLNKMKIMVVKEIEREDIEFICKTLGTKPIAHIDHFTPEMLGTAELAEEVNLDGSGKLVKITGCASPGKTVSIVVRGSNKLVIEEAERSIHDALCVIRCLVKKRALIAGGGAPEIELAVRLAEYSRTLAGMEAYCVRAYADALEVIPSTLAENAGLNPISTVTELRNRHAQGDKMAGINVRKGGISNILEELVVQPLLVSISALTLSTETVRSILKIDDVVNTR, encoded by the exons ATGCCCGAAGCAGCGGCGGCACCGAGGGTCTCAAACATGAGCAAAAACAAAGGAGGGGCGTATGTGGACCGCGACAAGCCGGCCCAGATTCGGTTCAGTAACATCTCTGCTGCCAAAG CTGTTGCAGATGCCATCAGAACAAGCCTGGGGCCCAAAGGAATGGACAAGATG ATCCAGGATGAGAAAGGTGACGTGACCATTACCAACGATGGCGCCACCATCCTGAAGCAGATGCAGGTGCTCCACCCTGCAGCCAAAATG ctggtGGAACTGTCCAAAGCCCAGGATATTGAGGCTGGAGACGGCACAACATCTGTGGTGGTGATTGCTGGAGCGCTGTTGGATGCCTGCTCCAAACTGCTGCAGAAAG GTATCCACCCCACCATCATCTCAGAGTCCTTCCAGAAGGCTGTGGAGAAAGGTGTGGAGGTGCTGACGGGCATGAGCCGGCCGGTGCAGCTGAGCGACCGCGAGACGCTGCTCAACAGCGCCACCACGTCACTGTGCTCCAAGGTGGTGTCGCAGTACTCCAGTCTGCTGGCTCCCATGAGCGTGGACGCTGTCATGAGAGTCATTGACCCGGCCACCGCCACCGGGGTAGACCTGCAGGACATCAAAATCATCAAGAAGCTCGG AGGGACCATTGATGACTGTGAGCTGGTGGACGGCCTGGTGCTGACCCAGAGGGTGGCCAACACCGGCGTATCCCGTGTGGAGAAGGCCAAGATCGGCCTCATCCAGTTCTGCCTGTCCCCTCCCAAAACTGAC ATGGACAACCAGATCGTGGTGTCAGACTACGCCCAGATGGACCGCGTGCTGCGGGAGGAGCGCGCTTACATCCTCAACATGGTGAAACAGATCAAAAAAGCCGGCTGCAACGTGCTGCTCATCCAGAAGTCCATCCTCAG AGACGCTCTGAGCGACCTCGCCCTGCACTTCCTCAACAAAATGAAGATCATGGTGGTGAAGGAGATCGAGAGGGAGGACATTGAGTTCATCTGCAAG aCTCTTGGCACCAAGCCCATCGCCCACATCGACCACTTCACTCCAGAGATGCTCGGCACAGCAGAGCTGGCGGAGGAGGTCAACCTGGATGGCTCCGGCAAGCTGGTCAAG ATCACAGGCTGCGCCAGCCCCGGGAAAACAGTGAGCATCGTGGTTCGAGGCTCCAACAAGCTGGTGATCGAGGAGGCAGAGCGCTCCATCCATGATGCGCTGTGTGTCATCCGCTGCCTGGTCAAGAAGAG GGCTCTGATAGCTGGCGGCGGTGCTCCAGAGATCGAGCTGGCCGTGCGTCTGGCAGAGTACTCGCGCACTCTGGCTGGCATGGAGGCCTATTGTGTGCGGGCGTACGCCGATGCCCTGGAAGTGATCCCCTCAACACTGGCCGAGAACGCAGGCCTGAACCCCATCTCTACTGTGACAGAGCTCCGCAACAGGCACGCCCAGGGAGACAAGATGGCTGGCATAAATGTCCGCAAG ggagGAATCTccaacatcctggaggagctggtggTGCAGCCTTTACTGGTCTCCATCAGCGCTTTGACCCTTTCCACAGAGACGGTCCGCAGCATCCTCAAGATCGATGACGTG GTGAACACCCGGTAA